From the Populus nigra chromosome 13, ddPopNigr1.1, whole genome shotgun sequence genome, the window atttttttacaaaatgtaTTAGTCATTACTAAATTGATAaagaataaatatgttttttttttcattttaaaagtacaataaaacaatcaaaatatcattgaaagtaaaaaatttaaaatagattcCAAGGGCTTTTTAATATCTTCacaacaattatttttgttattattagatCGGTTGAGGGCAATTTAGTATTTGACTAAGTATAAAAAGAGTGACTTTGTGAGTGCAATGCGCACACGCGCACGTGGGAGACATCTGCACCCTTCAAGTAGCATGTGCGACGTATCCAGCGGTCAAAATTCCCTTTCCATCATGTAGATGGAAGAGTTGTGGCGTCCTATTCCTTTTAAGGCGGCATGTGTCGTCGATGGTGGCACAGTTTGCCATCGATGGTGGCACAGTTTAgcattaatgttgtttttttttcattttctgtcTGTCCTTCCCTTGATTTTTGAGTTGGTCATACAAAATTTCATATTTGTCCTCTAATATATTGGGATTTGcactttgatcctttttttattttttatttttttcttagttcttttgtaaaattttgatttgttttcaatttcatctttcaatctcAATATGtgatatgctattttttttacttggtccttatttcttttattgttatatttttaggtcattttattaaattagtttttcttttcaatttcaccattcaatcaaagatttatttttagtttttatgttaGTTTTGATCCTTTTATTCTTGTCCttttgtttaattgaattttcttttcattttaccttccaatcaaaaataaaatttattttgtattttaattttgatacttattcttttaattattattttttaaatccttttgtataattgaaattattttttcaattttatccttcaatatttaattgattagaaattgaagttcatgatttttttcagtaAGATTATCTCGGGTTTAATAACTCGGATCATAGTTTTAAGAAGTTAATGCAagttaacattgtttttttttttaaaaaaatatatctaattatcCTCTTATGACATAGATCGCTTGTTTGGCAACTAGGATTGGCTCAACCCTAATTACTATGATTGCAAGTTTATCATGTTAACTCATGTCATTTTATCTAGGGTATTTTTTTACCCCATTTCATCCTTCTATAATTAAAAGACTATAAATTAAACTACATGGTCTgtctctctttaaaaaaaatattttgtccttaaaaaaatagtttttccgttgttgttttatatttttttttattttttaattaaaataaaataaatttatttgtagaCTTGagtaatgaattaaaaaaaaaacatttgaagcaattgaacatcaatttttacatggtaaaaaaaaaaaaacccccgCGGGAAAGGACAGGTCCACACCTAGTTTAGTTATATTTGAGAATACTTATTGTTCCCTAAACTCTAACTGTGGCGTATTCTTTATTACCTGATTTCAAAGGAGAGATTTTTTGACCTTGAAATAAATGGTGTTCAAGCctacaaaaatcaaatctagcTAATCACATGCTTCACAGGCATTACTTTCTCCTCTTAAATAGTAAGTCAACACCTTATCGCAGGGACGGTATAACAATAAGCACTCACAACCATGCCTGAACAAGTGCCTTGTTCTCCCCGCACTCTATTATATTTCATTCAACACTCAAAACAGTGGCTGAAAGCGGAGCAGTTCAGATGAAGAAAATAGGGGGACGTAGGGGAGGTAAAAACTACTTATGCAGATGAAGAAAATGACGTTCTCACCTCCGGCAGCTGATGATGGGATGttatcatcaacgaagttctgacAATCCCAACTCGCGAACAAAGTCTATCGTCCTCAGGATTGACTTTTGGACCAACATCACCTTCCCACCATCTTTCTCATATATCCAGTGACTCGCTTCTCAAAACTGGCAGGAAGTTCCAAGCCTCTGTATTTGCCTCTGACCTGCACTTCCAGAATCACAATTAATGAAAGCTGGATGTAAAAGTTTCTTAAAGTTCTCAAGAAACAGAACCCACTCCCCTTCATCCAGATCAGCTAGCTTCACAAAACTCATGCTTGAAGGAAGCTGCTCATTAACACTCCTGTTTCCGGAAGAAGAACCAGCCAGGTAACCACTTCTCCGTATCTCACCCTCATGCCGCCAACTGTTCTCACCgccacttattttttttaataacatggaCATCCTTGAAATGTTTGTAATCTTGTCCTCTGTAGAGCCAGCGTATTCATCTCTGCTTTAATTCAGCTCCTCCTCCTCAATGTCTGCctctccctcctcctcctccgcacTCTCCTCTAGCTTGGAAAGTGGATTTAGCACATTTTTGGCTTTGGACATGAAACAATGAGGTCTCATTTCTAATTTATCTCCTATATTTGAATTCAAACGTAACTCCTCACAGTCAATGTCTCCAGTTTCACCTCAtcaacaagatattccatctcCCCGAGCAGACTCCTTGCCTGAACGCATATAAGCTCAAGCTCACTGGGCTCCTCTCCATGGCTTCGAAACTCTCTGCTCATCATCTCACCAATCTCAGCAAGACATAAGCCAAAAGCTGCTGCTTCCTTTAGGAAAATTGTACAAACAACCAAGACTCTGAGGCATGCCTCTCGAATCATTGGTAGTTCCCTCCGAAGCATATCAGAATCTTGGAAAGGGTCAAGATTATTTATATACTCAAGTTCATCCTCAGAGAATGGAATCGATGCTTGTGGCCAATGGATCCACTCAAAGTATGTATCCTCCAAACTTTCAGGAAGGCAAAGGCCATGATCAATGGGAATGAGCTCCACCTGACCAAACCTCCCAATCCCATCAAGTTTCTTGACCAGAAGGTTCCCAGCATGTCTGTCAGTGTTAAGGATCCGTATATCTAAAATTCCTATCCTATGCACAGCAGTGACAGGAAAGCTCGAAGTCCCATAGTCACTGGCATCAAAATCATGAGGTATGAACTGCTGCAATGATGCAATCTTGCAAACATGGTTTCtctgttgatttttatttccaTCATTGACATTGAAAATCGAGTGTGTCACCTTCACAAGGGCAGTTGAGGGCACATTGGCAAAGTGATTATAGTCAAGAAGGTAAGCTGCCACTTCTCTGAACCCAGTCTCTCCAACGCGCACTGAACGTTTGAGGCCTGGCTGCCCTAGCGCTTTTCCAACGAAACCTTTTGGATTGTTAGGGGCGTAAGGTTCCTCATCTGTGGGCTTCACAATAGCAATATTTTCACCATGGCAATTCTTGAAATAGTATGTACCACCAAGGCCACTATGAATAGGAATTGGATCAACCCCAATCCTCGATGCTTTCACAATGTCATTTACCATTTGTTTTACTTTAGCAAAGTGCTCTGAAAATCCTAGTATCTCAATTGGGCCACTCCAATCACTCTGCTGAAGATCCTTCCCAGAGGACGAGAGACATGGTGTGGATGAGCTTCTATGCATAGAATTCTTGTTAAGAAGAAGTGGAGAATCATTTCTATCTGCACTGAGTTCGTTTTTTAACACCTTGTCCCCAAATATCAATGCCTCTCCTCAGTTGGGACATTGAGGGTAAGCTGTAATTTCCTCTTAACAGTATGGGCATTGTCACTCCTGTGTAATTCCATACCCAAAACAATGCCAGTTTTGGTCTGAACAAATACACTCCTCCTTCCAGAAGGCTTTCTTTCCATTCATTTATTCACACAACACTCACCACTGAGGGGTCCTTCTAAATTTGCAACTGCCACATCTATATGTACAGGATGGTCCAGATCAGGACACATGGAAGGAAGAGGAGAAACTGTAAAATTCAAAGCCGGCAGCAGAGATGGCAGCGGCAGGGAGCTTCTCTCTCAAGCAGACGCCAATCTGAAATGCCAACAATGAACATGGGGCGAGTTTTGCACCTTGCACAACCATAATCAAGGCAGTTGATTTCAAAGTGATTCTGTAGTTATCACATTGGAACAGTTGATGGTAAAAGGAAGAGACTGGTGGAACTGCTAGATTGGAGAAGCCACCTGATAATACCGGCTAAAGGAAACATAAAATACGAAAAAGGAATGTTAAACTAAAAGATAACTAAAACTcacagaaatgaaaaataagaacAGAGTAACTTAAACAAATTCACATATTCTGCTCTTCTTCAAGACAAGACCCAGAAACCTCAAGGGAACAGAGGTTGCTCCACCATAGAACACTTTagaaatcaataataataataaaaaatctgcaTGTGGGATGTAGTTAATGGTGAAGAGGGCTTCCTAAATATTGACCCATGCTGGCATCCACATCCTTTAAGTTATAATCTTACATTTTTCCAAAAGCAATCCCCCACATCAATAAGAAAACAAGGAACAACTACATTTGGCcatcattaaaatttaatgtaatCACATTGATAACCCTTCAACCAAGGATAACGCGTTTCTTTCTGgttgaagataaaatttaatgtaaTCACATTAATAATCTTTAAAAGAGCTTAAGAGATTTCTCACCGATAATTCGTGTGAATTATTattagaatataaatatttagatgatttgtaatttatgataataaaaaataacttataatttataataattcaatattaaaataattattcaaagctgaaaaacatatctaattttcaggtaatttttatataaatcataaatgactatatatctatatataatatgatgattaagatttttttaaaaaataaattaacaattttcgttgtatttttttttagtttaacgtgggtgttcgggccagtttgcgcgcacctcgactaatcccacgggccctcaagttaacgaccatgtaaatttTCAGTGACCATCGTATAAACAACTATATAAACAATTATATAACTCGAatctgaaatcataaaaaaataatttttttaatttttaatttttattattaaaccaCCAGTTACATGGTTGCATATTGGAACACTCAACTTCAGGAGAGAGGTAGATTTTTGGTGGAGGTGCACATACGCCAAGTAACAAATCACTTTCTTCCATTATTAATAACTTTGATACCCTCCATCCATCGTCTTGAAATAGAGTAGTGCTGGATGAAAGAAGAAGTTCGAGGTATGGTTTTCACGTGCTCAGTAAGCATGATGttgtccttttatatatatatatatatatatatatatatatatatatatatatatatattaatggccTATGGGGGGAGCTAGCCAACCAAACTTGTCACATGTTTTTCGACACATcataggcaccgtttgggaacgcggctgcggccgcgttcccaaaaaatttgaaaattttttgttttttttttttgttaaaatttaatatggtttgtacattttgaatcattttgatgtgctgatgacaaaaatgatttttaaaaaatataaaaacatcgttggcatgcattttaacacgaaaagttatttgaaaagcacccgcaaccacactgccaaacacgctcatAATGTCCGAGCAAACCAAAGTAGGAGTGTTCAAGCGTTTTTgaagtgattttaaaaagaattgattttttttattttaaattactttttttaatatttttaaattattatgatatactaatattaaaaataaatttttaaaaattaaaaaatattttaaaaacaatcattaataCTATCAACCACTTCAACCACTCGTGaaacttttgaaattaatttgaaactcgaAGAAGCTCAGCAGCCAGAAAGATGCACAGGCAACACAGTAGGCCGGCAAAGCAGCCAGGCATGACCATACCTACCTGCAGCTGTGCGGCAAAGAAATCAAACTTTCTATAACaaccttgaattttttaaaaaatatataaaacaagtttattacgtactaaataattataaattatagtatttaagaTAGAGTTATGGATGTACAGACTCCAATAAATCTCATTTactgtaaagttttttttttaaattttatgttagtatatttttaaatacaacgTTACAGTGAAAAAAACGTGCATGTGATTCCCACACACCCCCCCACCTGAGTCAAGTCATAGCTGTCCTTTTTCTCTTTCCCAATTAAAATGCACAGTGATTACCCTTCTCAGAAGTGGACCCCACCTGCCTTTTGCCTTTCATTTTTGCTTGTCAGGTACCCCCGCTCCAATACTTAGATTTTCGGTAAGTTTTCGGAATGTTTGGAAACGAAGTAAAAtccatgttttaaaatttatttttattaaaattttattttttttatattttaaaattattttaatgtattaatctcaaaaaataatttttaaaaaataaaaaaaatattattttgatatatttataaataaaaagcactttaaacCACTAACCACTATCTCTAACACGCTGATacatatgtttattaaagtaatttttatttaaaaataatattttttattttttaaaaattatttttgatatcaatatattaaaatgatttaaaaatactaaaaaatattaatttaaaataaaaaataaaaaaaattaattttttttaaaatacttttaaatcacaaaaaaaaaaaggctcttCGCTCATATCCCATATAAGAGACAAGAAACCCCTTGAAAACCCCACTTGCTctctttggtgttttttttcaatctatttttctgttttaaaaaaattaaattaatatatttttaatttttttatgattttaatatattaaattggaaaaaataaaaaaataaaaaaatttattcttttaatatatttataaaaaaatttatcccaaCTGCCTCTAATCTTGCTACTGTACCCTAAGGAGAGCAAGGGTTTGTTTGGCTGTGCGTTTCAACCTGCGTTTcgttaaattttgaattttttttttgctaaaattgagtgcggtttgtaccttttgaatcgttttgatgtactgatgttaaaaatgatttttaaaaaataaaaaaatatcattaacatatattttggtataaaaagttatttaaaaagcaatcactaTCATATTGCCAAACACAATCTAAGACTTTAGAAGACTTTCTTATGAAGTGATCATAAGTCATAACCTTactcaaatttaatttgtttaaattaatttatttttccttttaaaaaaaatcgaagtACCCAACTTGTACCAGACATCTCAATCATTTACACGTTAAGCCAGTGGTACTAATTAGTAATTTAACATTCAATCAATATCTTtgtactaattaaaaaaattatctctttttttttttttttctctttcttgatTGATAAGGGAGTGGTtaaatcttcaaaaataaaaaaaaaacaatccttgTCTGAATTTTTCAACCAGACATTTCTGTAGTCTATAAGACACGTCTCAGACGTGTCCTTGAGGCTTAAACTCTCTCTCTCCGTGACTCTTGACTTCCACTACTCTGTCCTCTCCACTGCTTCAAAgtgccttttttcttttttacttcaaGTTTCTCTCTTCAACACTCAAAACACGCAAAAACCAGAAAGCTGAGATCTTTACTGGTTAATAATATCTATGAAAGGAGAAGGGAAGATGGTGATTATGTCCAAGATGAAGTGGGTTGGTTTAGTTGGGCTAGTTCTGTCAgccttttctctctttgtacATTTTTTGCTTGCTAGATACACTGAGGAAGGCATTTCTGATTACCAGTCTTCAGTCACAATCTTTTCTTGGAGACCCATCTTTGAAAACTCTGACTTTGCCAAGAATGTatgcaccaccaccaccactacttATTAACAATTTCTTTCTCGTTTGCTTATATCATAGTGTATGTGTTGTTGAGATTTGGATTTGGTTTAGTGGGTTTTGAGATGCTTTCTTTCTTAGTTTGGCTGGTTGTGGgcatttctttgttttctctgtGTTAGTATGTCAATGCAGTGGTTTTTAAGTTTTGGCTTTATTGTTGAGTGTTTTAAGTTTTGTGTGGATCTAAACAGACCTTTCCACGAAGAtgccatattatttttttttgcattagaGGAATTTTGTGTTCTTGACTTAGTTTGGATctgttttctaaatttttgaaatcatttttgGGTGGTATTGGTGAGATTTTTAGACTTACAGCATAAGGATCATATGGTCTCTGatgtatttttgcttttaatatgTGGTGCAGAGTCCCTTGTACAGAAGACTATGGGGTCAAGTAAGGCGGCTTGAATCCTTACATCCAGATGCAAATCCCAGAGGATATTATGCTGGTTAGCTTTCATGCCAAGGATTTTGTAATTAACAAAAATGTGATACTGCAATGTTATGACTTAAACTAGGTTGCCTGGGTTTTCTAATTACGAATACAATATAAATTCACTGCAATATCATATTGCTACTTCTCGTTTATCTCGGTTTTGTAACTCTTTAAGGACTGCCAAGTTATTATTGATATTGGTGCCATAACCTAAATTTGTTTCTGTGGAGATTTGGTATGTTCTGCCTAGAAACACAGTCTGAGATCTTTCAAGTTTTTGAGAGTTTAAACTTTGGAGTAGGTTTCTATACACTGGAATCAGTATTATAAACCCAACTGGTAATGGAACTTAAAGAGCTTGTATGATCCTGGAGACGGGAATTGCTATCTGATGGTTTTTGAACTTAAACAGCTCGAAATGGAACAGGAACCaagctgttttcttttcttttgcatttgGATATGAATTTGCAGTGGAGAAATGGCACAAGTGAAATTTGGCCAAGAGCATGTTGTGTGTATGACTTAATTGCTTTACCTGGTTGTGGCTCCATGTACAATTCATTCTTTTTGTGTAATGGCAGTCAATCCCGTGTTTCTGTATATTGGACGCCCTTTagtttaatattgagttggcaTTTCTTATGATGTGTCTATCCCTGCATAACATGTTGCCTTTCCATTTTTATCTATATGGATAGAGTTGGATTATATGATCTTCTAATCAGAATCTCTGATGTTGTGACATGACACAAAAGTTGTTGATGAGTAAACTAGGGAATTGTTGTTCTAAGTCAATTATTTTATgctatgatttttgttttgtttgttcaaGTTTATATCATTTGCCGCATGAGCTCCTAACTTTAATATGCATACAACAGATCCCCGATCAGAATCAAGTGGGTATGTGTTTGTTAGGATACAAGGTGGATTTCATGAAATAAGGAATTCGGTGAGGGTAACATGCACTAGTTGGTATTATTTCCTATCAATGTGTAACACAGTTAGTCTGACTTCTGAATCTTGTTGGTCTTTCAGATATGTGATGTGGTTGCGATTTCTAGGCTTCTTAATGCTACTTTAGTTATTCCTGAGATCCAATCAACGACAAGCAGCAAAGGAATCAGGtgactccttttctgttattaacTCGCACAAAATTTGTATCTCTGGAAAAATTAGTTTACTtgttaataattcattttatgtCAATTTAATGAAACGTTCATTGCAGCTCCGGGTTCAAGAGTTTTGCATACCTATATAATGAGGATCAATTCATGGCAGCTTTGGTGAAAGATGTTAAAGTTGTGAAAACCCTTCCTCAAAATCTTAAAGGTgcaaggaggaaaaaaaagatccCATCATTCAGAGTGCCTAATTCAGCTTCaccatatttttatttgcatcatGTTCTCCCAGTACTTAATAAGCATGCAGTGGTTGAACTAGTTGTTTCTGAAGGGGGGTGCTTGCAGGTACTTGATTTTCAATCATTGTTTTGTTATAGGTGTAGACATGTAGTTATATCTAAAACTTGATATTCAGAAATCATGTATAGATTTATGCATGCTCTACTTTGCTTCATTTTTCTTACTTAGTTCCTTCCTTTTCAACTCTTTCCTTTTCGAATCTATTTTGTAGTAGTTCATGATATTCTCACACCAGCATGAACTTGATACCTTTGGGCATTCTTGTACTTGATCTATGCCATAGTGTCACCAAAGTGTAGACATGCTGGTGCTTGTTTATGACTTCTGgtgtaaattgaaaataatgctCTCGTGTATCTGTAAAGAAATAAAGCTCGACCAATCTTGTTGCTTAAACTGTTTCAAGTTTGCCTTTTCCGCAATGACGTGATCCGTTATTTATTTATCCTAGTCGTATCTGCCTTTTGGACTACTAAGTAACAATCTTCTTTGCAGCTAATTTTTCCTGATGAGATACTTTGCACTccatctgtattttttttgaaattgggatttagattttcttttctgaATATGATTACCATCTTTCTGTTACATCATGTGGCTAGGAATATTACCATCTTTCTGGTCCTGATGTAGGCTATACTTCCACCCCATCTTGAAGAATATCAAAGGCTGAGGTGCAGAGTTGGTTTTCATGCCTTACGGTTTCGGCAAGAGGTCCAGGAACTTGCAACTAAAATATTGCACAGGTCAATGACTGCTCatcatttaattgaaatatttatcaGCCATATTCTTTGGTGATTTCTGAACTGTCCATGTATTTCAGGTTACGGGCTCCTGGTAGACCATTTATAGCCTTTGATCCTGGTATGACGAGAGATGCCTTAGCATACCATGGCTGTGCTGAACTCTTCCAGGTACCTGCACCTATTCCTGAATTcatgattgattttgatttttggaaACCTTGAACAGCAAAGCTAACCTTGCGTTTAATTGTGTTGTGTCTTGGAGCTCTTCCCAAGGATGTGCACACTGAACTTATTCAGCACAAAAGAGCTTGGATGAAGAAACGTGGGATTGTTAAGGGGAAGCTTTCTGTAAATTCAGCCGAACAACGTCTTAATGGTTCCTGTCCATTAATGCCAGAAGAGGTAAGAGTGTGTGTATCAAATTCTCCTGTTTAATATTTGATGCATAGGAAACGTGCTTCTGATTCCAAATGTCCATTTTAGGAAGCTTAATTTGTCTATTGTTTGTGCCCTGGAATTTTTTAAGAATGTAGAGGAAGACATTACATCTTGAGGTTATTATAGTCACTTTACCTGTACAGGGAGTGGGGTCATCTCCAGATTTATCTCTTACAGAAGGGACAACCTTTCATTGCCTAATCATTGATTGGGTGATGGAACAAGCTTATGATGATGGTCCTTAAACCAAAAAATGGCTGTTCCAAGTCTAACTCTTTCACTTTATAAAACAAGGAAGgatatcatataaaaagaaaatatttaaataaattctaaGTGCTACTCTGGTCGAAATTAATTGGTTTTCTGCAGGTTGGTATTCTTCTACGTGCATATGGATATTCATGGGACACAATTTTATATATCTCCGGGGGAGAAGTTTTTGGTGGCCAGCGGACACTGATTCCTCTTCATGCCATGTTTGAAAATACTGTTGATAGAACTTCTCTCAGTGCTGCATGGGAGATGAGTAGAATTTATGGTCGTGAGGTTAACATTGTTGACACTAAATTAAGGGCTCCACCTTCTGTTGTGCAAGAAAAAAAGCTTGGAGCATGGAAAAATGCAGGCCCGCGTCCCCATCCACTTCCACCCCCTCCAGCTCGGCCTAAATATCCACACAACATTGAAGGTTGGTGGGGTTGGGTGGCTGAGAGTGATAACGAGCCTGAGAGTACAGTAATGGAGTTGAGGACCAATGCCCATAAGCTATTATGGGAAGCAATTGACTATTTGATTTGTGTTGAAGCTGATGTTTTCATCCCTGGGTTTGACCGTGATGGGAAAGGACGTCCAAATTTTGCCAGCTTGGTAATGGGGCATAGGCTCTATCAATCAGCTGCATCTAAAACATTCCGGCTAGACAGGTAATCATTCCTATTAACAGAAGTGTGCATGCTTATTAATAGTTAACCACGGGAGTAAATTTGAATTGCAAAAATACTttaatggaaaacactttcctcaAACATGCCCAATGGGAGTGCCCATCTACTCTGGCCTCTTTCATGTTTTCTTAAATGGGTTCTAATTTCAGGTACT encodes:
- the LOC133671364 gene encoding O-fucosyltransferase 27-like codes for the protein MKGEGKMVIMSKMKWVGLVGLVLSAFSLFVHFLLARYTEEGISDYQSSVTIFSWRPIFENSDFAKNSPLYRRLWGQVRRLESLHPDANPRGYYADPRSESSGYVFVRIQGGFHEIRNSICDVVAISRLLNATLVIPEIQSTTSSKGISSGFKSFAYLYNEDQFMAALVKDVKVVKTLPQNLKGARRKKKIPSFRVPNSASPYFYLHHVLPVLNKHAVVELVVSEGGCLQAILPPHLEEYQRLRCRVGFHALRFRQEVQELATKILHRLRAPGRPFIAFDPGMTRDALAYHGCAELFQDVHTELIQHKRAWMKKRGIVKGKLSVNSAEQRLNGSCPLMPEEVGILLRAYGYSWDTILYISGGEVFGGQRTLIPLHAMFENTVDRTSLSAAWEMSRIYGREVNIVDTKLRAPPSVVQEKKLGAWKNAGPRPHPLPPPPARPKYPHNIEGWWGWVAESDNEPESTVMELRTNAHKLLWEAIDYLICVEADVFIPGFDRDGKGRPNFASLVMGHRLYQSAASKTFRLDRKEVVKLLEENREHLYQANHTWLTSIRKHLRRSLIDGAIEASSKSKPFSFLSHPAPECSCLRYDPTKPVEASLGVMHSCPKWMDSEIKTKSKDKETEEDSDEDVSSSSGLFFKNIGGNNQSGGGELIKEESQLDDQEELEGSD